From Aegilops tauschii subsp. strangulata cultivar AL8/78 chromosome 5, Aet v6.0, whole genome shotgun sequence:
attattcatataaatagaacaaccattattctctgatttaaatgaataaccgtctcgcatcaaacaagatccagatataatgttcatgcttaacgctggcaccaaataacaattatttaggtctaaaactaatcccgaaggtagatgtagaggtagcgtgccgaccacgattacatcgactttggaaccatttcccacgcgcatcgtcacctcgtccttagccaatcttcgcttaatccgtagcccctgtttcgagttgcaaatattagcaacagaaccagtatcaaatacccaggtggtactgcgagcattagtaaggtacacatcaataacatgtatatcacatatacctttgttcaccttgccatccttcttatccgccaaatacttcgggcagtttcgcttccagtgaccagtctgcttgcagtagaagcactcagtctcaggcttaggtccagacttgggtttcttctcctgaacagcaacttgcttgttgttcttcttgaagttccccttcttcttccctttgccctttttcttgaaactggtggtcttattgaccatcaatacttgatgctcctttttgatttctacctccgcagcctttagcattgcgaagagctcgggaatcgtcttatccatcccttgcatgttatagttcatcacgaagctcttgtagcttggtggcagtgattggagaattctgtcaatgacgctatcatccgaaagattaactcccagttgaatcaagtgattattatacccagacattttgagtatatgctcactgacagaactattctcctccatcttgcagctgtagaacttattggagacttcatatctctcacttcgggtatttgcttgaaatattaacttcaactcctggaacatctcatatgctccatgacgttcaaaacgtcgttgaagtcccggttctaagccgtaaagcatggcacattgaactatcgagtagtcatcagctttgctctgccagacgttcttaacgtcctCAGTTGCATcggcagcaggcctggcacccagcagtgcttccaggacgtaattcttctgtgcagcaatgaggataatcctcaagttacggacccagtccgtgtaattgataccatcatctttcaactttgctttctcaaggaacgcattaaaattcaacggaacaacagcacgggccatctatctacaatcaacatagacaagcaagatactatcaggtactaagttcatgataaatttaagttcaattaatcatattacttaagaagtcccacttagatagacatccctctaatcctctaagtgatcacgtgatccatatcaactaaaccatgtccgatcatcacgtgagatggagtagtttcaacggtgaacatcactatgttgatcatatctactatatgattcacgctcaacctttcggtctccgtgttccgaggccatatctgttatatgctaggctcgtcaagcttaacctgagtattccgcgtgtgcaactgttttgcacccgttgtatttgaacgtagagcctatcacacccgatcatcacgtggtgtctcagcacgaagaactttcgcaacggtgcatactcagggagaacacttatactttgataatttagtgaggggtcatcttataatgctaccgtcaatcaaagcaagataagatgcataaaagataaacatcacatgcaatcaatataagtgatatgatatggccatcatcatcttgtgcttgtgatctcgatctccgaagcaccgtcatgatcaccatcgtcaccggcgcgacaccttgatcttcatcatagggtcgttgtcgtctcgtcaatcttatgcttctacgactatcgcgtaccgcttagtgataaagtaaagcattacagggcgattgcattgcatacaacaaagcgacaaccatatggctcctgccagttgccgataactcggttacaaaacatgatcatctcatacaataaaatttagcatcatgtcttgaccatatcacatcacaacatgccctgcaaaaacaagttagacgtcctctactttgttgttgcaaattttacgtggctgctacgggcttagcaagaaccgttcttacctacgcatcaaaaccacaacgatagtttgtcaagttggtgctgttttaaccttcgcaaggaccgggcgtagccacactcggttcaactaaagttggagaaactgacacccaccagccacctgtgtgcaaagcacgtcggtagaaccagtctcacgtaagagtacgcgtaatgtcggtccgggccgcttcatccaacaataccgccgaaccaaagtatgacatgctggtaagcagtgtgacttatatcgcccacaactcacttgtgttctacttatgcatataacatcaacgcataaaaccagattcggatgccactgttggggaacgtagtaatttcaaaaaaattcctacgcacacgcaagatcatggtgatgcatagcaacgagaggggagagtgttgtccacgtaccctcgtagaccgaaagcggaagcgttagcacaacgcggttgatgtactcgtacgtcttcacgatccgaccgatcaagtaccgaacgcacggcacctccgagttcagcacacgttcagcccgatgacgtccctcgaactccgatccagccgagtgttgagggagagtttcgccagcacgacggcgtggtgacgatgatgatgttctaccgacgcagggcttcacctaagcaccgccacagtattatcgaggtggactatggtggaggggggcaccgcacacggctaaaagatcaaacgatcaattgttgtgtctagggtgccccctgcccccgtatataaaggagcaaggggggaggtgcggccggccaggaggaggcgcgccaggaggagtcctactccgaccgggagtaggactccctcccttccttgttggactagaagaggagagggaaggagagagggggaaaggaaagggagggcgccgcccccccctccttgtccaattcggactttggggggggaggggcgcgcggctgccccttggccgcctatcctcttccaccaattgggcccatgaggcccaatagcctctgggggggttccggtaaccccccggtactccggtatatatctgataacccccggaaccattccggtgtccgaatatagtcatccaatatatcaatcttcatgtctcgaccatttcgagactcctcgtcatgtccgtgatcacatccgggactccgaacaaccttcggtacatcaaaacatataaactcataatataactatcatcgaaatgttaagcgtgcggaccctacgggttcgagaactatgtagacatgaccgagacacgtctccggtcaataaccaatagcagaacctggatgctcatattggctcccacatattctacgaagatctttatcggtcaaaccgcataacaacatacgttgttccctttgtcatcggtatgttacttgcccgagattcgatcgtcggtatctcaatacctagttcaatctcgttaccggcaagtctctttactcgttccgtaatacatgtataagtcatgaagaaagcaatagcaacatactaaacgatcgagtgctaagctaacggaatgggtcaagtaaatcacatcattctcctaatgatgtgatcccgttaatcaaatgacaactcatgtctagggctaggaaacataaccatctttgatcaacgagctagtcaagtagaggcatactagtgacactctgtttgtctatgtgttcacacaagtattatgtttccggttaatacaattctagcatgaataataaacatttatcatgatataaggaaataaataataactttattattgcctctagggcatatttccttcatcggCGTGCCCGAGGTTAGCCGCAGCACTGTCCGCGTGCACTCGTCGCACTGTATGAGCGGCATCGGCGAGCCACAGAGCCTCTGCGCGAGCGCCGAGCCCGACGGACGGCCGACCGAATCCATGCCTGCAAACCGTCGGCGGCGGCGACATGACGAACCCGTCCCTGCATGCGCCGATGCGACTTTGCCGGGGCTGTGCGAGATGCTCCCCGACCATTCCATCGCTTGGCGCAGCCACCGGCGGCCGGAAAAGCCAAATCCGGCCGCCCGCGATAAAGGGCCGCAGATCCGCAACTTTCCGGCCCGCCGGCGCAAGAGGGGGGCGGAGGGCAACCTCGTGCGTGTAACGGCCTTTTCGCGTGCTCCCGCCGGCTACTTTCACCGAAATTTTGGGCGGCGgcccggcgggggggggggggggggggcgagggggagagggGAGGTGGTTGGTGGGGAAAAGCACGGGCTGAAATGTCCTCCCCATCAACTGCTCCCGCTATATGCAGGGCACCGACGGGCCGAGGGGAGGGGGGGTACCCGCGTATTCGCGGGTTGGGGTCAAGATTTTGCCGCGCCCCTCAAAAAGTTTTGCGGGCCGGCCGCGTTTGCGGGGTCTGTTCGAGCGGGATTTTCCGCGCCGACCCacattttggcggttattttgcaGGTTGGGGctttttgcggggtctgctagataTGCTCTTAGTCATCTCAGCGGCACCTAGCCGATCCCCAAACCGAATAGAAAAGTAATTTTTTTACTCCGCCTCTTCAGCGTCTAAATATACTTGGCCGCGACAGCACGGAGTAAAAAATCTGCTTCTctcgcgccccccccccccccactgccTCTTCGCCCGTGCACCTCCTGGCGACCGTTCGTCGGCCCCGCCGCTACCTTGTCGCCTTCCTTGGCCCTCTCCACCCTTCTGCCGACTCCGAGCCTGTTCGTCGGCCGTTGCCAGAATCGAGGTGAAACGCCGCCGTCGTCGCCATATCTAACCTTGCTTGCGCACCGTTGCAGGTCATTCCCATGCGTCGCCGCCCGCTGGTTTGGCGTCAACGTCGCCGGCCGGCCGGTGCATCACCACCGCCTTGCAAAGTGTTCGACGGCCTAGGTAAGTttatttttatttgtttcttcTTTCGTTTCGTTTGTTTTGTACAATCAAATTTAACCGGACCGTTTGAATTGAAGATGAAGAGGTTGCGAGAGATGATCTTCGAGGACTCGTCGTCAtccgaagaggaagaagacgatgaagactttgaagccgTTCTTGGCATGATTTTCATGATTATATTTGGCGGCGAGGAGAGGATCGCAGTTTGGGCACATACAACTCAATCGTGGTAGAGCGGAAGGCACGCCAAGATCATGAGAGACTACTTTGATCCAAATCCAACCTATCCGGAGAAGTACTTTCGCCGGCGCTTTCGGATGCACATTAGTCTTTTTCTCACCATTGCAAGAGCCGCGCTTCCTAGTTGTGCTTTTACATGTTATTTGCTACATTTGAACCATTCGGTGTGTTTACATCTGAACAATTCAGTTTCTAAACTTTGAATTCAGTTTGTAAgctatttttgtgattttcgtgAACCTTCACAGTTTCTATATGTGTGTTAATATGTAATTGCAATGTAAACTAGAATTGCATAAGTTAGAAAGGAGAAAATTATACTTTGTTGCATTTAGGGGGATCGGCTAGGTCCGACCGAAACTCAGTGGATTAAATATACTCCACTAAGCTTTACTCCATCATTTACTCTATTTTATAAGGGGTCGGCTAGAGCTGCTCCAACATAGTCTTTGGAGCAGTGCTACACGTACGACAACTTTTCATCCGATGTTGTACGATATTAGTCAGTCACCCTTGGATCAAGTCATTACTTTAGGAACAGACGTAGGATCATCATGCCGTATGCAAATACGATGAAGTTAGTCGTACGCAAAGCAATTTCGTAGTCTTTGGCATGCTGAACCGCACAAGGCAGACCACCGCTCCAAAATAACTTCAATAAAGTTGACGTCGTTTATTGGTAGCGCAGTATATCTATAGCCAGGTCGTGTTGCCAATTAGCCACGAGCTTCAAGTCTTTGCTTTCTTGGCGTGTATTTGGGAGTTGCAATCGCTGTCTTCATATCATCCACGCTCAAGAGTCAAGATGGTGCTTCCTTGGCGTGTGAGTATTTTGGAGTTGCAATCACTTTCATCACCTCACTTCCTGTACGTGTATGCAGCCACGACCGATCGCCGGTTGGTTCGAAGAAAATCTTGCCAGATTTGTAGTTGTGCATATCATATTTCTCCCCCAATGCGGGCGGAGACAGGCAAACCGGAGGCACCAGAATCAAAGACGAGATGAGGATAGAGAACCCGTGGTGACGGCACTGAGCATTTTGCTTGGACTTGGCACATGATGGCGGCACTTGGTTGCCTGATCGCTCCCATGTCGCTCTCGGCGTTTTCAACGCCTGCCTGCGTGCGTATGCGTCGCCGGATCCACACTCCCCGAGATCTGGACCTGTTTTGCCAGCCTAATCCTATGCATTTTTTAAGAGCCTTCACATGTGGCGTGTTTGATTGTCGTGCGACCTATTGCATTTTTGAGCCTCCCCCTATAGTCTGGTTGAGTTTTTCTTTTTTAAAAAAACTTTCAATATATTCATCAACTTGTCAAGGTAGTACAAGAAACACTAGAAGTAAAATTTATATCCAGGtccatagaccacctagcgacgactacaagcactggagtCGGGCAAAcattgttgtagtagacagtcgaaAAGTCATGATCCGAGCATATTTTACGGGTCGTTTGGTTGCGCACAAAGTCTCATACTGTATCAGAGCAGAAACATCAGCACCGCGTTTCGTTACATGTCTGATGCAATGTTTGATTGGATTACTCTCACCTTCTGTTCGCATTATGGATTTACCTCACACCACCACGCTTGTAACAATTTTGTCTATGAGCGTCTATAGGGGCGCGTTTGGTTACCTGCATCGTTTTTTGGCACTTTGCATACTTGTCTTAACTGGGCCTGACTGAGCATATGCAGGCAAAAAAACAACATCTGCATGTTGATTGGTTGCCTACATCTGCCAAAACGACAGGCATGTTGTTTGGTTGCGGCCTTGTTTGAGGGGAAGCACAAGTCCGGTTGTTTGGTTACATCCACGACAGTTGTGTGGTAACTTTCTCCTCGATGTGGTGAGGTTACCAAAGGCACACATAAACTACTAACAACTAAACTAGTAGCAACACAACGATCTTAGGCACAAACATAAGTCTTGACCATGCAGAAAAAGTTTTAAACCAACATAGTAAGATAAGTTTTAAACGAAACCCAAGTCTTAAAAGAACCAACAAGGAACGGGCAACAGGAGCTCAGGCGGTCGCGACGAAGGCATTGCCGTGCTCCTTGCACTTGGTGACCACCTCCACACCCTCGTCGTTGAAGGCGATCAACTTCACGGGCGATCTCGAATTCTGAAGATCCGTTTATGCCGTGTTGCATGCTGCCCAGCCGAGCACGTATATAGTATTTTTTACAGTAAAATTGCGTACGAATATCACCGGCCACTGGGGCATCGACGACTTTTACCACTTATCTGAACTGACTGGTAGCGCAGGCGTTGGGTGGGGGTTCCACGACGGAGTTGACACTAAAGAAACCACGGCATGTCGGGCGGTCATGGTGATAGCCAGCCATTCCAGGGGGATAAGTTTGTTGGCGCGTAAGGTCTGCGCTAGCTCTGTTTAATAAGCCCTGCTGCTGTTTAAGAATTTACTCTTCAAGCTGCAGTTCGTTCGCCAGCGCTATAATTCGACCAGCCAGATCAATCGTCCGATATGTATGACAAAAATACGAGAGATTCGCCGAGCAATTAAAATAGCAAACTCGTCTCTGCCGACAACTTCATCAGCGGCAGCTCTGACTCTTCTTTCTTAGTACTAGCGCTAGAAGGCGACAAACACCACCTGCATCCGATAAGCATACACATTATTGCACTGTACAGAAGCGATTAATTGTACTTTCTTCATTCGAAAAAGCTTGTCCCAAAGTTGTTTTTAAATAAATGAATCTACTCACCTATTTAAGGGATAAGTTTTTTCGGACAGTAGCTTTGAATGACTATTTGGCTTCATGCTGCAGAACGCAGACAACATACCTCACCACCAGCTCACGACCGAGATAACTATTTACTATTTCGCAGGAAGCTTCTGCCCCCCACGATCGGAATTCCTCCACATAAGGCTGTGGTGCGCGGTGATCGCCAGCTTGGCGCGCACACACACCCTACTGCGTTTGCATCTCCTGCGTCtttctactgctgctgctgccgtgCGTGCGGACTgcggaggagagggagaggctAAGCCATGGCGAAGGGCCACGTGATGGTGCTGCCCATGCCCTGCCAGGGCCACGTCGTGCCGCTTATGGAGCTCTCGCACCGCCTCGTCGACCACGGCTTCCAGGTCACCTTCGTCAACACCGAGGTGGACCACGCGCTCGTGCTCGCCGCCATGGCGCCGGGCGGCGGCGCCGCGCTGCGCGGCATCCACCTCGCCTCCATCCCGGACGGGCTGGCCGGCGACGAGGACCGCAAGGACCTCAACAAGCTCATCGACGCCTACTCGCGCCACATGCCGGGGTACCTGGAGAGGCTCGTCGGGGAGATGGAGGCGGCGGGAAGGCCCAGGGTGAAGTGGCTCGTCGGCGACGTCAACATGGGCTGGTCCTTCGAGGTCGCTAAGAGGCTCGGCATCCGGGTCGCCTCCTTCTGGCCGGCCTCCGCGGCGTGCCTCGCCATCATGCTCAAGATCCCCCAGCTCATAGAGGACGGCGTGCTCAACGACAAGGGTACTTACCAATCTCTATTCTTCTAGCTTCTGATTCTGTATGCTTTTGCTTACTTGGGGTTGATCCCCGGCGTGGTCGAATACCGTGTACTGTAGGATGGCCGGAGCGGCAGGAGACGCTGCAGCTGGCCCCGGGGATGCCGCCGCTGCACACGTCGCTGATGTCGTGGAACAACGCCGGCGCCCCCGAAGGGCAGCACATCATCTTCGACCTCGTGTGCCGGAACAACAAGTTCAACGACCTCGCGGAGATGACCGTGTGCAACTCGTTCCAGGAGGCGGAGGCCGGCGCGTTCAAGCTCTTCCCCAACATCCTGCCCATCGGCCCGCTCTTCGCCGACGGGGAGTTCCAGAAGCCCGTGGGCAACTTCCTGCCGGAGGACGCGAGGTGCCTGAAATGGCTGGACGCGCGGGCCGACGGCTCCGTCGTCTACGTGGCCTTCGGCAGCATGGCCATCTTCGACCCGCGGCAGTTCCAGGAGCTGGCCGAGGGGCTGGAGCTCGCCGGCCGGCCGTTCCTGTGGGTGGTGCGCCCGGACTTCACCCCCGGCCTGAGCCAGGCGTGGCTCGCCGAGTTCCAGCAGCGCGTCGCCGGCACGGGCATGTTCGTCAGCTGGTGCTCCCAGCAGCAGGTCACGCCAAACCCACAAACCGCCACGCTCATCCGTGTCACTTGACGTGTCGACCGTAGCCGAGCAGTGCCCGTAACGTGTGAATCTGTTTGGTTCCGGCAGGTCCTGGGGCACCGCGCGGTGGCATGCTTCGTGTCCCACTGCGGGTGGAACTCGACGATGGAGGCGGCGAGGAACGGCGTGCCGGTCCTGTGCTGGCCCTACTTCTGCGAGCAGTTCCTGGACCGGAGCTACGTCACCGACGTGTGGCGGACCGGCCTCGCCGTGACCCCCGGCGAGGACGGCATCGTGGCCAAGGAGGAGGTGCGGAGCAAGGTGGAGGGGGTCATCGGCGACGCGGGCATCAGGAAGAGGGCGTCCTGGCTCAAGGACGCGGCGTCCGAGTGCATCGCCGACGGCGGCTCGTCGCACAAGAATTTCAACAAGTTCATCGACCTGCTAAGCCAATGAGCGAGTGCCATGCACTGTAATAATACTCCTATGACGGTAGTGCTGTGTGTACGTGGCGGGTGTGGGTATAGCTTATGCGGTTTGGAGCAATGCTACGCGCACGTACTCCCTTCGGTcttttttactctgcatataagaaTTGTCTAAAATCAAATTTCATAAAGTTTGACCATAATTAtgtgaaaaaatatcaacatctaccaTGGTAAAGTATGTGCGTGTAGCattgctccggtttgtgacgaCTGACATCACCGGGTCAGTCAAGTATTTTTCTAGTTGGGTCAATCAAGTTACAAGATTGCAAGATCTGTTGAATTTTTTTCTGGACGTTCAACGGCTATCATGGGTCCATGGCTTCGGGTGCTTCCAAGCCATGGCACACGAAATATATGTGTAAGATGAATTGATCATGCATCGAGGACATCAAAGTTCGAGTTAAAAATGTTGTTCTCCAAGCAGCGTGTGACCGTGTGTCATCATGGTTCAAATTATGCCGCGCTTGAGGAGTTAGCTAAAATTGGCCGTTTGTGTTAGCCAAATGATAGCATTAGCTGGGTCACTATTGTACCGTCCCAAGTAGCTGCGTGTGCCTGCTTGCACGATTTATCCAAGCACCATTAAGTTATAAAGTTCTGCTTTACCTAAAGAAAACATTTGCTATGATACATCGATTTGACCGAGAAAAAACCAGAGATGTGCAATTTTCATCGGAATACATCCGACTAGTCTCTTGTTAGATTTATTTTCATCAACAAAACCTAACCAGGCCATCCATTTATATCCAGTCAGAGTCAACCCAAAACTAATATTCAGAGTCAACCCAAAACTAATATTCAGTGGAGCCCTAGATATATAAAATCTACTAAAAAGAATGTTATTCTTGACCTAGAGTGGCGTTCTCTAGCAGGCATCTCCCCCCTACTAAAATAAACTCTTTATTAACCCTCATCAGGTCTTTCCAAAAAGGAGAATCAAGTTTGGTTGTCACTTGTGCTATTTGTTTGAATGGAGGCACTTAACTCTTGCTGCATACCATCTTCATTTAACAACTTAAACAACAACTTGATTGGTAGTAAGTAACTAGTATTATTGTATATCAAGGACCTCCACCCCGAACCCTCGGTCTTTTGGCCAACATATCACACTCCACCTAGAATAAGTTGAAGATTGGGGAGGTATTTCTGTATACTACAAATATCCTTCTTATCACAAGTATATGTAATGTGTGACCTGCAACCACTAATTAGTAGGTCCCATCAGGTTTGACTATATGGACAAGTGATTAATTGTGACATCTCCCAACCACATTCTTTTGATGGATCCTAATCTTCACTGAGCTCGGTTATTCACTAGATAATGATTGAAATAGTAATTCACAACCAGTAAAGTGAATAATAATCGACAAGCTAAATCCGTACGCACATGAGTGGAGGGGTCCTCTACCAAGTCTTCTTCATCACCATTGTTGATCCTTTGGCTCTCTTCGGTGTGGTTTCAAAGTCTCTTCTTACCCACTTCCCATGCCCATCAAGCTCGGTGTAGCAATGATGCCCATCAAGCTCGGCCTAGCAATGATGGGCACTCCACTTGGCAGTTGGAAGTTCACTTGCTCAACACATCCGGCCCACTGGTTGCATTGCTCCTGGATTATTGTCCCGCGATGATTTAGTGATCCGATTGTGCGGTTCAAGGGAATGGTCACATTCTTGTTGTAGTACTCCTCGATTCGGGCCCAAAATTTCTCCTTTGTTTCGTTGGCACTCACCGTGGCATCAAGAGAGATGTTGACCCAAGCTTTACACAAAGCTTTGTTTTTCTTGGTCTTGTATTGCCCTTCTACTCTTCCTCTTCATTACTTGACCCCATCTTCCTCGTCTATAACATGGGTTCCTCTTGTTTGGATATATGGAATTGAAATTGCAACGTCATCGAGCCCAACTATGTGGCTTGAATTCGATTCATGCATGAAATCGGCGACATTATCATTAAATTGCTCACTACAAAAATACAGGAAGAACCTAGCAATCAATATAAAATCATGCCTCACTTTGCCACGCAATTGCAAATAAAgaaacaaaaagaagaagaaaattcaATCTTACAGGCAGTTCGTCATCGCTGGTCGTACCGTCCGAATCCACCTCGTCCTCGTCCATCAAAGGTGAAGAGGGTGGCGGCGGGGGAGCAGGAGGCCGCTTAGTACTCGTCGGCGCCACGACAActcgaggggggaggggggcgacTCGTTGGTCGCATTCTTCTTTGTCCTCATCACCACCACCGAGTTGTCCGCCGACTGACAGTCCCTTTTGTCAGTCAACTTGGCCAAAGCCGGCACCGCTTAAGTAGCAGCGCGACTGGTGGTGACCGTCGTCGACGTGGCGCTATCGATGATGTTCTTCCCTAGCCGCCGCCGTTTCTGCGGTGGTGTCGCAGAATTCCCGGCCGCCGGTGGGTCTTTGGCATCAACGATGGTGAATTCATGAGCATTGCTTTATAATTCTTCAATATTTTTAAAATCcatgaacattttatgaaatccCGCACATTTTTTAATTTTGTGAAGTTTCCCCAAATtaagaacattttttaaattccgTAACAATTTTCTGAATTTCAGCACATTCTCGAAATCTCGTACATTTTTTTAATTTGATACCCATGAACTGTTCTTgaagtaaaaataaaaataaaacatacttcctccgttcctaaatatttgtctttctaataatttcaacaagtgactacatacggagcaaaatgagtgaatttacactctaaaatatgtctacatacatccgtatatggtagtccatttgaaatctctaaaaaaatatttaaaaacggagggagtataatgaAATAATTAAAAACAGGAGGGCCCAGCGATTACATGGGCTGGCACATAATGCGTGATTGGTGGTTATCTGACGGCCCGAGCCATAAATAGGAACTCCTGAGAAAATATTGATGCATTGCACCAAGCGGAGCCAGCGACTGTACCGGGCGGGCCATGTAGTAGGTTTTATTTTCTGGTTTTCAGAATCTTTTAGAAGGTCTTGGTCTCTTTTTTCAACTTTTATTTTatcgttttattttcttttagTTTTTTTACATCAAATGTTTATATATTTAAAAAGAAAATAATTTTTAGAAAATTtgaatttatttgatttttttgaaaCATTTCCTTTCTTAAAACGAattaaaattaaaaaaaattcacaATTTTCAAAACATAAATAAATTTCATGTTTTCCTATAAATCATACAGTATTACAAAAGCAAAAAGATCATTCGATACCAACAAAAACAAAGAATCCAGAGCTAGCTTTTTTTAGCTAAAGAAGCCAGAGCTAGCGCTCGTTCACTACCCTATGTTGCTACATGGGTCGGCCACCCGAATGCACGCTTGTGTGGTTGTCCGCCTATTATTTGATGGGGCTCGCTCAAAAGCCCGGTTGATATATCCATCACAACCATTATACAAGTTCCCTAAAAAAACATCATACAAGCCAAGGCAACGGGAAGATGGCGAAGTGCCATGGCTTCAGGACAGGCCAATGCTTCCATAGAAATGGAGATTGCTTTTGGATCCCTGACTCCATGGAGCTTGgactttttttgttttgtttcctTCAAAACCCCATATTTTTTGAAGTTTTAGAACATTCTGAAAAAAAAAAATTACACATGAACCTATGGATGTATACTACATCTCCATATATTTTTCATGATGAAATACGTTTTGATTTAAGCTACAAAAAAATCATGCCTTTCTAACACATGCACTATTCACAATAAAAGCATTTGTTCATGAAACCATACAGAAATGTAGTATACATACGGACAACGCTACGCGTCGGGCCAGCGGATCTTTTTAAAAGACCCGTCGCCTTGTGAACCATTGGATTCAGTGCAAGATGATCATTTAATTCAGCTGGTA
This genomic window contains:
- the LOC120965318 gene encoding UDP-glycosyltransferase 83A1; protein product: MAKGHVMVLPMPCQGHVVPLMELSHRLVDHGFQVTFVNTEVDHALVLAAMAPGGGAALRGIHLASIPDGLAGDEDRKDLNKLIDAYSRHMPGYLERLVGEMEAAGRPRVKWLVGDVNMGWSFEVAKRLGIRVASFWPASAACLAIMLKIPQLIEDGVLNDKGWPERQETLQLAPGMPPLHTSLMSWNNAGAPEGQHIIFDLVCRNNKFNDLAEMTVCNSFQEAEAGAFKLFPNILPIGPLFADGEFQKPVGNFLPEDARCLKWLDARADGSVVYVAFGSMAIFDPRQFQELAEGLELAGRPFLWVVRPDFTPGLSQAWLAEFQQRVAGTGMFVSWCSQQQVLGHRAVACFVSHCGWNSTMEAARNGVPVLCWPYFCEQFLDRSYVTDVWRTGLAVTPGEDGIVAKEEVRSKVEGVIGDAGIRKRASWLKDAASECIADGGSSHKNFNKFIDLLSQ